One genomic region from Nostoc sphaeroides encodes:
- a CDS encoding nicotinate-nucleotide adenylyltransferase: MRVALFGTSADPPTAGHQKILSWLSERYDWVAVWAADNPFKSHQTPLEHRAAMLQLLIANIDAPRHNIALEQELSSFRTLETVEKAKLIWGEDAELTMIIGSDLLSQLPRWYRIEDLLQEVQLLIVPRPGYAIDESSSEVVQKLGGKIAIASLTGLDVSSTAYREHGDSQALTAPVVAYINREHLYECQDVHKKRYQLR; the protein is encoded by the coding sequence ATGAGAGTTGCTTTGTTTGGAACTAGTGCCGATCCACCAACTGCGGGACATCAAAAAATTCTGAGTTGGTTGTCTGAGCGTTATGATTGGGTAGCGGTTTGGGCAGCAGATAATCCATTTAAGTCTCATCAAACACCCTTAGAACATCGGGCGGCAATGCTGCAACTGTTGATTGCGAATATAGACGCACCACGGCACAATATTGCTTTGGAACAAGAATTGAGTAGCTTCAGAACGCTGGAAACAGTTGAAAAAGCGAAGCTTATTTGGGGTGAGGATGCTGAATTAACGATGATCATTGGTTCAGATTTACTGAGTCAGCTACCACGTTGGTATCGCATTGAAGATTTGTTACAGGAAGTGCAACTACTGATTGTACCGCGACCGGGATATGCAATAGATGAATCTAGTTCAGAGGTAGTGCAAAAGCTGGGAGGGAAGATTGCGATCGCTAGTCTGACCGGTCTAGATGTTTCCTCAACAGCGTACCGCGAACATGGAGATTCTCAAGCCCTCACAGCCCCTGTAGTTGCCTATATTAATCGAGAGCATTTGTACGAATGCCAGGACGTTCACAAAAAAAGATACCAACTCCGTTAA
- a CDS encoding LOG family protein, translated as MTSSASFDTLESLQADIAELIARLPTLKNRQFIQQALATIVRLADTEIERLDWKILSAALADMERGFQLFYDYRHVRKVTIFGSARLAPDTPEYQMALEFARAVSQLGFMVMTGGGGGIMQAGHEGAGRENSFGLNIQLPFEQEANPFIEGDPKLIHFKYFFTRKLFLLKESDAVALFPGGFGTQDEAFECMTLSQTGKFGPVPLVLIDHPGGDYWRSWSEYIDKQLVQNGLVSPEDPSLYTVTDNLDVACDAITRFYQVYHSCRYVSNKLVIRLKTDISDAQVEQLNANFSDIIIQGRIEKSQALPQEAQDETVELPRLVLYFNQRDLGRLYQMIATINQMGNPSPEVVAHPERK; from the coding sequence ATGACCTCATCTGCGTCGTTTGACACATTAGAGTCTTTACAGGCGGATATCGCTGAATTAATCGCTCGTTTACCGACATTAAAAAATCGGCAATTTATTCAGCAAGCACTTGCTACTATCGTTCGTCTAGCTGATACCGAAATTGAGCGTCTTGATTGGAAAATATTGTCGGCTGCATTAGCAGATATGGAGCGCGGTTTCCAGCTTTTCTATGATTACCGACACGTTCGCAAAGTTACCATCTTCGGTTCTGCTCGTCTAGCACCAGATACACCAGAGTACCAAATGGCCCTTGAGTTTGCTCGCGCTGTTTCTCAATTAGGATTTATGGTGATGACCGGCGGTGGCGGTGGAATCATGCAGGCGGGTCATGAAGGGGCTGGGCGAGAAAATTCCTTTGGATTAAATATTCAGTTACCCTTTGAGCAAGAAGCGAACCCGTTTATAGAAGGTGATCCCAAGCTGATTCACTTCAAATATTTCTTTACCCGCAAGCTGTTTCTCCTCAAAGAAAGTGATGCTGTAGCCTTGTTTCCGGGAGGCTTTGGCACTCAAGATGAAGCTTTTGAATGTATGACATTAAGCCAGACTGGTAAATTTGGCCCAGTACCTTTAGTTTTAATTGACCACCCTGGCGGTGATTACTGGCGCTCTTGGAGCGAATATATTGATAAGCAACTCGTACAAAATGGTCTTGTCAGTCCTGAAGACCCCAGTCTTTACACAGTGACAGACAACTTGGATGTGGCTTGTGATGCCATTACTCGTTTTTACCAGGTTTATCACTCCTGCCGATATGTAAGCAATAAGTTAGTCATCCGTCTGAAGACAGATATATCAGATGCTCAGGTAGAGCAACTCAATGCTAATTTCAGCGACATTATTATTCAAGGACGGATTGAAAAAAGTCAGGCATTACCTCAAGAAGCACAAGATGAAACTGTTGAACTACCCCGCCTCGTTTTATACTTCAATCAACGCGACTTGGGACGCTTGTATCAGATGATTGCCACAATTAACCAGATGGGTAATCCTTCACCAGAGGTTGTAGCGCATCCAGAAAGAAAGTAG
- a CDS encoding D-alanyl-D-alanine carboxypeptidase: MLELLGSGLVSLWLEMAGVQIKPLDALDALTWQSSPGLVLAPDPSPTGATTVQEYLKQLVASKLIAQNLGQSQGIWMQSGPMLMANHQGTTPLPAASLTKIATSLVALKTWGPDYQFDTLVSATGPVVNGVVQGDLVITGGGDPMFVWEEAIALGNTLNKMGIKQVKGNLIVNGRFAMNFQRQPMLAGLMLKQTLNRATWGRPAIYTHSIMPKGTPKPQVVIAGAVKFEAQPNPGQTLLLRHRSLPLKQLIKEMNVYSNNDMAEMLADSVGGAIVVQSTAANLARVPQVEIQLINGSGLGPENRISPRAACAMLMAIQGEASAHQLNLADLFPMSGFDHRGTLHSRHIPLATVIKTGTLRDVSALAGVMPTRDRGLVWFAIINRGTNVWGLRTGQDQLLQKVVKQLQQPPTVPVALTPHSAINSLPQLGADSRNEILYKS, from the coding sequence ATGCTGGAATTATTGGGTTCAGGTTTGGTGTCGCTCTGGCTAGAGATGGCCGGGGTACAAATCAAACCTCTAGATGCCTTAGATGCTTTGACTTGGCAAAGTAGCCCTGGCTTAGTTCTTGCCCCCGATCCCAGTCCAACTGGGGCTACTACGGTGCAGGAATATCTGAAACAGCTAGTAGCATCGAAACTGATAGCGCAAAATCTGGGTCAGAGTCAGGGAATTTGGATGCAGTCGGGGCCGATGCTGATGGCAAATCACCAAGGTACAACACCTCTGCCAGCTGCTTCTTTAACCAAAATTGCTACTTCATTAGTTGCTTTGAAAACTTGGGGGCCAGACTACCAATTTGATACTTTAGTCAGTGCCACTGGCCCGGTGGTAAATGGGGTTGTGCAAGGCGATTTGGTGATTACTGGTGGTGGCGATCCGATGTTTGTTTGGGAAGAAGCGATCGCTCTTGGTAATACTCTCAATAAAATGGGCATCAAGCAGGTAAAGGGAAATTTGATCGTTAATGGCCGTTTTGCCATGAATTTCCAACGTCAGCCGATGCTAGCGGGTTTGATGCTCAAGCAAACACTAAATCGTGCGACTTGGGGCCGCCCCGCTATTTATACACACTCAATCATGCCCAAGGGAACGCCCAAGCCTCAAGTTGTCATTGCTGGTGCGGTGAAATTTGAGGCGCAACCAAACCCAGGACAAACTTTGTTACTGCGTCATCGCTCATTGCCCTTGAAACAACTAATCAAGGAAATGAATGTTTACAGTAACAACGATATGGCAGAGATGCTGGCAGACTCAGTGGGAGGAGCAATTGTAGTGCAATCAACTGCTGCTAATCTTGCGAGAGTGCCACAAGTGGAAATTCAGTTAATCAATGGTTCTGGATTAGGGCCAGAAAATCGCATTTCTCCCAGAGCTGCTTGTGCCATGTTGATGGCTATTCAAGGTGAGGCATCTGCCCATCAACTGAATCTAGCTGACTTGTTCCCCATGTCTGGATTTGATCACCGGGGGACACTACACTCCAGACACATTCCCCTTGCTACTGTGATTAAAACTGGCACTCTCCGCGATGTTAGTGCTTTGGCAGGAGTGATGCCCACACGCGATCGCGGTTTGGTTTGGTTTGCTATTATCAACCGAGGGACAAATGTCTGGGGTTTGCGAACTGGACAAGACCAACTTTTACAAAAGGTTGTAAAACAATTACAACAACCTCCAACTGTTCCTGTTGCCCTCACACCCCACTCAGCCATCAACTCTTTACCCCAGCTAGGCGCAGACAGTCGGAATGAAATTTTATACAAAAGTTAA
- a CDS encoding nicotinate phosphoribosyltransferase has product MTTMPYLDYLYKQQSQQNQELNLSADDYSLLTDLYQLTMAACYTGEGIEQRRASFELTVRRLPEGFGYLIAMGLTQALEYLAKFRFSLAQIAALQATGIFAQAGDRFWSLLADGKFTGDVWAVPEGTAVFANQPLLRVEAPLWQAQLVETYLLNTINYQTLIATKAARLRDIAGESATLLEFGTRRAFSPQGSLWAARAALAGGLDSTSNVLAALQLGQKPSGTMAHALVMALSAIEGTEEQAFSAFHRYFPGAPLLIDTYDTIAAAERLAEKVNSGEMQLTGVRLDSGDLVTLSKQVRSLLPGVPIFVSGDLDEWEIAKLKAAGAEIDGYGLGTRLVTGSPVNGVYKLVDIDGIPVMKQSSGKVTYPGRKQIFRSFSGGKVKADRLGLLGEIALEEEPLLQLVVQEGERIQPLESLATIRQRTAASVASLPQQTRRLDHPVAVEVEISEGLRVLTEETKKRTAEAQRTQR; this is encoded by the coding sequence ATGACAACAATGCCTTATTTGGACTATCTATATAAACAGCAAAGCCAGCAGAACCAGGAACTAAACCTCTCTGCGGATGATTACAGCTTGCTGACCGACCTTTACCAGTTAACAATGGCAGCTTGTTACACTGGCGAAGGTATAGAACAACGACGGGCAAGCTTTGAGTTAACTGTTAGGCGATTGCCAGAGGGTTTTGGTTATTTAATTGCAATGGGGCTGACGCAGGCATTGGAATATTTAGCCAAATTCCGCTTTAGTTTGGCGCAAATTGCGGCATTACAGGCAACAGGAATTTTTGCTCAAGCAGGCGATCGCTTTTGGTCACTTTTAGCTGACGGAAAGTTTACGGGTGATGTTTGGGCAGTACCAGAAGGGACAGCCGTCTTTGCCAATCAACCACTATTGCGAGTGGAAGCACCACTTTGGCAAGCGCAACTAGTAGAAACTTACCTGCTGAATACGATTAATTACCAGACTTTGATTGCTACAAAAGCCGCACGGTTACGGGATATAGCGGGAGAATCAGCAACACTTTTAGAATTTGGCACAAGACGAGCATTTAGTCCCCAAGGGTCTTTGTGGGCAGCGCGGGCGGCGTTGGCAGGTGGTTTAGATTCCACTTCTAATGTGTTAGCAGCGCTACAACTGGGACAAAAGCCTAGTGGTACGATGGCACACGCCCTGGTGATGGCGTTGTCAGCAATAGAAGGCACTGAAGAACAAGCTTTTAGTGCATTTCATCGATATTTTCCGGGTGCGCCATTGCTGATAGATACTTACGATACCATTGCTGCTGCTGAACGCTTGGCCGAAAAAGTAAATTCCGGGGAAATGCAATTAACAGGAGTGAGATTGGATTCAGGAGATTTAGTTACCTTATCAAAACAGGTGCGATCGCTCCTCCCAGGTGTGCCAATTTTTGTCAGTGGCGACTTGGATGAGTGGGAAATTGCCAAATTAAAAGCTGCTGGGGCTGAAATTGATGGTTATGGACTGGGAACGCGACTAGTTACAGGTTCGCCGGTAAATGGAGTTTATAAACTTGTAGACATTGATGGTATCCCAGTGATGAAGCAGTCTAGTGGTAAAGTTACTTATCCAGGGCGCAAGCAGATTTTTCGCTCGTTTTCGGGAGGGAAGGTAAAAGCAGACAGGTTGGGACTTTTAGGTGAAATTGCTTTGGAAGAAGAACCTTTGTTGCAGTTGGTAGTGCAGGAAGGTGAACGTATACAGCCGTTAGAATCGTTGGCAACAATTCGCCAGCGTACCGCCGCATCAGTTGCTAGTTTGCCACAACAGACACGGCGTTTGGATCATCCGGTGGCTGTAGAAGTGGAGATTTCTGAGGGGTTACGGGTGTTGACGGAGGAGACTAAGAAACGAACCGCAGAGGCACAGAGAACACAGAGGTAA
- a CDS encoding NUDIX hydrolase, producing the protein MPGRSQKKIPTPLNQQPLADFKVGVDNVIFSVDTVQNRLLVLLVMRQQEPFLNHWSLPGTLVRPGESLEDAAYRIMAEKIKVNNLYLEQLYTFGGPNRDPREATDSYGVRYLSVSYFALVRFEEAELIADRMTGIAWYPVKQVPQLAFDHNEILAYGHRRLRNKLEYSPVAFEVLPEMFTLNDLYQLYATVLGDNFSDYSNFRARLLKLGFLCDTGIKVSRGAGRPASLYKFDAEAFAPLKDKPLVFI; encoded by the coding sequence ATGCCAGGACGTTCACAAAAAAAGATACCAACTCCGTTAAACCAACAACCTTTAGCCGATTTCAAGGTTGGTGTTGATAATGTAATTTTTTCTGTAGATACTGTACAAAATCGGCTGTTAGTTCTACTAGTAATGCGACAGCAAGAACCATTTCTAAATCATTGGAGTCTTCCCGGTACTTTGGTACGTCCAGGAGAGTCTTTAGAAGATGCCGCCTATCGCATTATGGCGGAGAAAATTAAGGTCAACAATCTCTATTTAGAACAACTCTATACATTTGGCGGCCCAAATCGCGATCCACGGGAAGCAACTGATAGTTATGGTGTGCGTTATTTATCAGTTAGTTACTTTGCCCTAGTGCGATTTGAAGAAGCCGAATTAATTGCCGATCGCATGACTGGCATAGCTTGGTATCCGGTAAAACAAGTGCCACAATTAGCTTTTGACCATAATGAAATTTTGGCTTATGGGCACAGGCGATTACGAAATAAATTAGAGTATAGTCCGGTGGCTTTTGAAGTCTTGCCAGAAATGTTCACCTTGAATGATTTATATCAGTTATACGCCACAGTTTTAGGTGACAATTTTTCCGATTATTCTAATTTTCGGGCGCGTCTACTCAAGTTAGGTTTTTTATGCGATACCGGAATTAAGGTATCACGGGGTGCTGGCCGTCCAGCTAGTTTGTATAAGTTTGACGCGGAAGCTTTTGCTCCCTTAAAAGATAAACCTTTGGTGTTTATTTAA
- a CDS encoding PEP-CTERM sorting domain-containing protein gives MRKLRSLYIGAVLAALPLTLATKPAIAVSIVTNGGFEQPVIAPGSFTIQNPIPGWSLTPDSAPNAGIEVQNNIAGSPYEGNQFAELDGNAVSGIFQNLATTVGQTYKLEFAFSPRTGVQDNRLNVFWGGNTVANLVANGVQNSDNVWTKYVYDVAATSEITTLKFDNLDELSDSFGAYIDNVSVTPIPEPSTMGGIALCVGFGAFLKTRYSKKDKQIEKA, from the coding sequence ATGAGAAAGCTTCGATCTTTATATATTGGAGCAGTTTTGGCTGCTTTACCCTTAACTTTAGCAACCAAACCTGCTATTGCCGTAAGTATAGTTACGAATGGTGGATTTGAACAGCCCGTAATAGCACCTGGTAGCTTTACAATTCAAAATCCTATTCCTGGCTGGAGTTTAACACCTGATTCTGCTCCAAACGCTGGTATTGAAGTGCAGAACAATATTGCTGGCAGTCCATATGAGGGGAATCAATTTGCTGAGTTAGACGGTAATGCTGTTAGTGGCATCTTTCAAAACCTAGCTACCACAGTTGGTCAAACATACAAACTAGAGTTTGCTTTTTCACCGCGTACAGGGGTACAAGACAATAGATTAAATGTTTTTTGGGGAGGTAATACTGTTGCTAATCTTGTTGCAAATGGAGTCCAAAATTCTGACAATGTTTGGACAAAATATGTATATGATGTAGCTGCCACAAGTGAAATAACGACTTTGAAATTTGATAATTTGGATGAGCTTTCCGATTCTTTCGGCGCATACATAGATAATGTGAGTGTCACTCCTATTCCAGAACCTTCAACTATGGGAGGTATAGCCTTATGTGTCGGTTTCGGAGCTTTCCTAAAAACTCGTTATTCCAAGAAAGATAAACAAATCGAGAAAGCTTAA
- a CDS encoding HhoA/HhoB/HtrA family serine endopeptidase, with protein sequence MRFFKLPRSLRQLSTHVLAIALGVLLTVSTLQVLPSQAEPAPTVTVETSKLIAQRQLPATGAIGSSSFVTAAVNRVGSAVVRIDTERTITRRVDPFMEDPFFRRFFGDGFSQQMPPEQQLRGLGSGFILDKSGLVLTNAHVVDKADKVTVRLKDGRTFEGKVQGIDEVTDLAVVKINAGNDLPVAPLGSSSNVQVGDWAIAVGNPLGFDNTVTLGIVSTLKRSSAQVGISDKRLDFIQTDAAINPGNSGGPLLNGQGEVIGINTAIRPDAMGIGFAIPIDKAKAIAAQLQRDGKVAHPYLGVQMLTLTPDLAKQNNTDPNSPIQIPEINGVFVMRVVPNSPAASAGIRRGDVILQVDGKAITSAEQLQNVVEDSRLGQVLQVKVQRGNQTQQLSIRTAELQNAS encoded by the coding sequence ATGCGATTTTTCAAATTACCCAGGTCTTTACGTCAACTCAGTACTCATGTTTTAGCGATCGCGCTAGGAGTTTTGCTAACGGTTAGCACATTGCAAGTGTTACCATCCCAAGCCGAACCAGCACCGACAGTAACTGTTGAAACTTCAAAACTCATTGCCCAACGACAATTACCAGCGACTGGTGCGATCGGTAGCAGTAGCTTTGTCACAGCAGCAGTCAATCGTGTTGGTTCAGCAGTTGTCCGTATTGATACTGAGCGGACAATTACTCGTCGGGTTGATCCATTTATGGAAGACCCCTTTTTCCGGCGGTTTTTTGGTGACGGTTTCTCTCAACAGATGCCTCCTGAGCAGCAGTTACGCGGTTTAGGCTCAGGTTTCATTCTTGACAAGAGCGGGTTAGTTTTGACTAATGCTCATGTGGTTGATAAGGCTGATAAAGTAACAGTCCGACTCAAAGATGGCCGCACCTTTGAAGGGAAAGTTCAAGGTATTGATGAAGTTACAGATTTGGCAGTAGTCAAGATTAACGCTGGTAACGATTTACCAGTCGCGCCCTTGGGTTCTTCTAGTAATGTGCAAGTAGGAGACTGGGCGATCGCAGTTGGTAATCCTTTGGGATTTGATAACACCGTTACCTTGGGAATTGTCAGTACCCTCAAACGTTCTAGCGCCCAAGTCGGTATTAGTGACAAACGCTTGGATTTCATTCAGACAGACGCTGCTATTAACCCTGGTAACTCTGGCGGGCCGCTATTGAATGGCCAAGGTGAAGTGATTGGCATTAACACAGCCATTCGTCCTGACGCGATGGGTATTGGGTTTGCCATTCCTATCGATAAAGCTAAAGCGATCGCAGCGCAACTACAACGTGATGGCAAAGTTGCTCACCCCTATTTGGGCGTGCAAATGCTAACTTTGACACCCGATCTTGCCAAGCAAAATAACACCGATCCTAACTCTCCGATTCAGATACCAGAAATTAATGGTGTTTTTGTGATGCGAGTTGTCCCCAATTCTCCAGCAGCATCTGCCGGTATCCGACGCGGGGATGTAATTCTGCAAGTTGATGGTAAAGCTATTACCAGTGCTGAACAATTGCAAAACGTTGTAGAAGACAGTCGGCTTGGTCAAGTATTACAGGTGAAAGTGCAACGAGGTAATCAAACACAGCAGCTTTCAATCCGCACAGCCGAGTTGCAAAATGCTTCGTAG
- a CDS encoding pentapeptide repeat-containing protein — MSEANLRSANLNHADLCRADLSGADLSHAILNGANLSDTILFSTNLSDAILIAADLSYAKLNGAKLNNARLNGAMFLGADLSGVDLSRVILNEADLSGVILSEADLSGADLTDAILFGTDFSYANLKSANLSGSNLSGAILNGADLSHSDLSYAILGGADLSDANMEKITWGKKQQWEDVRGLETAVNVPEALKEELGLK, encoded by the coding sequence TTGAGTGAAGCCAACCTCCGCAGCGCCAACCTTAACCATGCCGACCTTTGTCGTGCTGACCTCAGTGGTGCTGATTTGAGCCACGCCATCCTCAACGGTGCTAACCTTAGTGACACAATTCTTTTCAGTACCAACCTTAGTGATGCCATCCTCATCGCCGCTGACCTCAGCTATGCCAAACTTAACGGTGCCAAGCTTAACAACGCCAGACTCAACGGTGCAATGTTCTTAGGCGCAGACCTCAGTGGTGTAGACCTGAGTCGGGTAATCCTCAACGAAGCCGACCTCAGTGGGGTGATTCTCAGCGAAGCCGACCTTAGTGGTGCCGACCTCACCGACGCGATCCTTTTCGGTACAGACTTCAGCTATGCCAACCTTAAGAGTGCTAACCTCAGTGGCAGTAACCTCAGTGGTGCTATCCTCAATGGTGCGGATCTCAGCCATAGTGATCTAAGTTACGCCATACTTGGAGGTGCTGACCTCAGCGACGCCAATATGGAAAAAATCACCTGGGGTAAAAAGCAGCAGTGGGAAGATGTGCGGGGATTAGAGACAGCAGTGAATGTGCCGGAGGCGTTGAAGGAAGAACTGGGATTGAAGTAA
- a CDS encoding NAD+ synthase, with protein MKIAIAQINPTIGDLLLNAQKILEAAQCAASSGARLLLTPELSLCGYPPRDLLLNPSFVEAMGITLQNLAQDLPPNLAVLVGTVEQNIKAHISGGKTLFNSMALLEDGKVKQVFHKRLLPTYDVFDERRYFEPGLEANYFTLDNIHIGVTICEDLWNDEEFWGKRSYAVNPIADLAILGVDLIVNLSASPYTAGKQQFRETMLRHSAIRFQQPMIYANQVGGNDDLIFDGRSFALNCQGEAMCRARGFDTDLVVVEFDEAQRDFQLGSVAPVYESEDEEIWQALVLGVRDYARKCRFSKVVLGLSGGIDSAIVAAIATAALGKENVLGVLMPSPYSSEHSISDAVALAENLGIKTHLLPIGELMQGFDQTLGDLFAGTEFGLAEENIQSRIRGNLLMAIANKFGYLLLSTGNKSEMAVGYCTLYGDMNGGLAVIADVPKTRVYSLCQWLNRNNQIIPQNVLTKPPSAELKPGQVDQDSLPPYEILDDILQRLIHNHQSAAQIVAAGHDPLIVDRVIQMVARAEFKRRQAPPGLKITDRAFGTGWRMPIASNWVGVKNAYQTKTVSTPTLVCWDGQDAHPQIK; from the coding sequence ATGAAGATTGCGATCGCTCAAATTAATCCGACAATTGGTGATTTGCTTTTAAATGCCCAAAAAATCTTAGAGGCGGCACAATGCGCAGCATCTAGCGGGGCGCGTTTGTTGTTGACACCAGAACTTTCTTTATGTGGCTATCCACCAAGAGATTTATTACTAAATCCTAGTTTTGTGGAAGCGATGGGCATCACTTTACAAAATTTGGCCCAGGATTTACCACCAAATTTAGCTGTGTTAGTAGGAACTGTTGAACAGAATATCAAAGCACATATTAGTGGTGGTAAAACCTTATTTAACAGCATGGCTTTGCTAGAAGATGGCAAGGTTAAGCAAGTTTTTCACAAACGGCTTTTGCCTACTTACGATGTATTTGACGAACGTCGCTATTTTGAACCAGGCTTAGAAGCCAATTATTTCACTTTAGATAATATCCATATTGGCGTAACTATTTGCGAAGATTTATGGAACGATGAGGAATTCTGGGGTAAACGTAGTTATGCAGTAAATCCGATTGCTGACTTAGCAATTTTGGGTGTAGATTTAATTGTAAATTTATCTGCTTCCCCCTACACTGCCGGCAAGCAGCAGTTTCGAGAAACAATGCTCAGACATAGTGCAATACGTTTTCAACAACCGATGATTTATGCTAATCAGGTTGGCGGAAATGATGACCTAATTTTTGATGGACGGAGTTTTGCCTTGAATTGTCAAGGTGAAGCTATGTGTCGCGCCCGTGGCTTTGATACTGATTTAGTAGTAGTTGAATTTGACGAAGCGCAACGGGATTTTCAATTAGGTTCTGTAGCACCTGTCTATGAATCGGAAGATGAAGAAATTTGGCAAGCGTTGGTTTTAGGAGTACGAGATTATGCTCGTAAGTGTCGCTTTTCTAAAGTAGTGTTGGGTTTAAGTGGCGGGATTGACTCTGCAATAGTAGCTGCGATCGCAACTGCTGCACTTGGTAAAGAAAATGTCCTTGGTGTTCTCATGCCTTCCCCTTACAGTTCTGAGCATTCTATCAGTGATGCTGTGGCATTAGCCGAAAATTTGGGGATTAAGACTCATCTTTTACCAATTGGGGAGTTAATGCAAGGCTTCGATCAAACATTAGGCGATTTATTTGCGGGTACTGAGTTTGGACTGGCAGAAGAGAATATCCAATCTCGGATTCGCGGTAATTTATTAATGGCGATCGCTAATAAATTTGGCTATCTGCTTTTATCTACCGGTAATAAATCAGAAATGGCTGTTGGTTACTGTACTCTCTACGGCGATATGAATGGCGGGTTAGCAGTGATTGCAGATGTTCCTAAAACCCGTGTGTATTCACTTTGTCAATGGTTAAATCGCAATAATCAAATCATCCCACAAAACGTCTTGACTAAACCACCCAGCGCCGAACTCAAACCAGGTCAAGTTGATCAAGACTCTCTACCGCCTTACGAAATTTTGGACGATATTTTGCAACGCCTGATTCACAATCACCAATCAGCAGCACAAATTGTTGCAGCAGGTCACGATCCGTTAATTGTAGACCGAGTAATCCAAATGGTAGCGCGGGCTGAATTTAAACGGCGACAAGCACCCCCCGGTTTAAAAATCACCGATCGCGCCTTTGGAACTGGTTGGCGAATGCCAATTGCTAGTAACTGGGTTGGTGTCAAAAACGCCTACCAGACTAAAACTGTATCTACACCTACCCTAGTCTGTTGGGATGGACAAGATGCCCATCCGCAAATAAAGTAA